From a region of the Salarias fasciatus chromosome 6, fSalaFa1.1, whole genome shotgun sequence genome:
- the mtap gene encoding S-methyl-5'-thioadenosine phosphorylase → MASAAPIKIGIIGGSGLDDPDILEGRTERYVDTPYGKPSDALILGKIKNVECVLLARHGRQHTIMPSNVNYQANIWALREEGCTHLLVTTACGSLREEIQPGDIVIIDQFIDRTTKRAQTLYDGQPTSPPGVSHVPMAEPFCNKTRDVLVEVARSQGIKCHVRGTMLTIEGPRFSSRAESLMFRQWGADVINMTTVPEVVLAKEAGLCYASIAMATDYDCWKEHEEAVCVDNVLKTMKENANKASSILLTAIPQISQMDWTQTMKTLKSMAQSSVMLPKH, encoded by the exons ATGGCATCCGCGGCGCCCATCAAG ATTGGAATTATTGGGGGTTCAGGCCTTGATGATCCGGACATCTTGGAGGGAAGAACCGAGCGTTATGTTGACACGCCGTATGGAAAG CCATCCGATGCACTGATCCTGGGAAAGATAAAAAATGTAGAATGTGTGCTTCTTGCAAG ACATGGCCGACAACACACCATAATGCCTTCCAACGTGAACTACCAGGCCAACATCTGGGCCCTGAGAGAGGAAGGCTGCACACATCTGCTGGTGACCACGGCCTGCGGCTCGCTCAGGGAGGAGATCCAGCCGGGGGACATCGTCATCATAGATCAGTTCATCGACAG GACGACCAAGAGAGCCCAGACGCTGTATGACGGGCAGCCCACAAGCCCCCCCGGAGTGTCTCACGTCCCCATGGCCGAGCCTTTCTGCAACAAAACCAGAGAC gtcctggtggaggtggcCCGCAGCCAGGGCATCAAGTGTCACGTCCGGGGGACCATGCTGACCATCGAGGGGCCCCGCTTCTCCTCGCGGGCCGAGAGCCTGATGTTCCGCCAGTGGGGGGCCGACGTCATTAACATGACCACGGTGCCAGAGGTGGTCCTCGCCAAGGAGGCCGGGCTGTGCTATGCCAGCATCGCCATGGCGACCGACTACGACTGTTGGAAGGAGCACGAGGAAGCA GTTTGTGTTGACAATGTGTTGAAGACGATGAAGGAGAACGCCAACAAAGCCAGCAGTATCCTGCTCACTGCAATACCCCAGATTAGTCAGATGGATTGGACTCAGACAATGAAGACTTTGAAA TCAATGGCACAGTCTTCAGTCATGTTGCCCAAACACTGA
- the cdkn2a/b gene encoding cyclin-dependent kinase 4 inhibitor B, protein MAATLEDDLTSAAAKGNAADVEDLLLAGAEVNGANRFGRTALQVMMMGSTPVAQVLLKHGADPNVADRSTGATPLHDAARTGFLDTVRLLVHFGADPRARDHANDVPADLAAQHGHEDVASFLQTL, encoded by the exons ATGGCCGCGACTCTGGAGGATGATCTGACATCAGCCGCAGCGAAGGGAAAcgctgcagatgtggaggatCTGCTGCTGGCCGGAGCCGAAGTGAACGGAGCGAACAGATTTGGACGCACGGCGTTGCAG gtgatgatgatgggcAGCACGCCGGTGGCTCAGGTCCTGCTGAAGCACGGAGCGGATCCCAACGTGGCGGACAGAAGCACCGGGGCGACTCCGCTGCACGACGCCGCCAGGACGGGCTTCCTGGACACGGTGCGGCTGCTGGTGCACTTCGGGGCCGACCCGCGGGCCCGGGACCACGCGAACGACGTGCCCGCGGACCTGGCCGCGCAGCACGGCCACGAGGACGTGGCGTCTTTCCTGCAGACTCTGTGA